In bacterium, one DNA window encodes the following:
- a CDS encoding acetoacetate decarboxylase family protein, translating to MQQAYPPYITRGGEQVFCQPFLVKDVDSHCYVLQADINALAAMCDRYLNTPLATLGDGKTIYRPFSSFVMLSFSHLTQTHAERPPEAWFEEHEAILWMLTVAGREEAGVFIADRFAWFTPYIFVDSPPAMLAGEIIYGFPKAIANVSLGQTPEAPFTVDTTVVAHYGYDSQATMQRLLTLRPANPASGDHTELQTLEETVRTALARLPKEHHKFVLPDLHFLTSAIEDLFKGRMPVVALKQFRDAADGTRACYQAIVEFDLTMSNLHGMSVRFDPWELEIADYQSHPIVKDFGFTGSTVPTFVSTRMQYDLQLGEGRKIAEFVQLPQK from the coding sequence ATGCAGCAAGCATACCCACCATATATCACACGCGGAGGCGAACAGGTGTTCTGCCAGCCGTTTCTCGTCAAGGACGTAGACTCGCACTGCTACGTATTGCAGGCCGACATCAACGCCCTCGCGGCCATGTGCGACCGCTATCTCAATACGCCGCTCGCCACGCTGGGCGATGGCAAGACGATCTACCGCCCGTTTTCGTCCTTCGTCATGCTCTCGTTCTCGCACCTGACGCAAACGCATGCCGAACGACCGCCGGAAGCGTGGTTCGAAGAGCATGAGGCCATTCTGTGGATGCTCACGGTGGCGGGACGAGAGGAAGCCGGTGTGTTCATCGCCGACCGCTTTGCCTGGTTTACGCCGTACATCTTCGTCGACAGTCCGCCGGCCATGCTGGCGGGTGAAATCATCTACGGTTTCCCGAAGGCCATTGCCAACGTGTCGCTCGGTCAGACGCCCGAAGCACCGTTCACCGTCGATACTACCGTGGTCGCGCATTACGGCTACGACAGCCAGGCGACCATGCAGCGTCTGCTTACACTGCGTCCCGCCAACCCGGCATCGGGTGATCATACGGAACTGCAAACGCTGGAAGAGACGGTGCGCACCGCACTCGCGCGCCTGCCGAAGGAACATCACAAATTCGTGCTGCCCGATCTCCATTTCCTCACAAGCGCGATCGAGGATCTCTTCAAGGGACGCATGCCGGTCGTCGCCCTCAAGCAGTTTCGCGATGCCGCCGACGGCACGCGTGCCTGCTATCAGGCGATTGTCGAATTCGATCTGACGATGAGCAACCTGCATGGCATGAGCGTGCGTTTTGATCCGTGGGAACTTGAGATCGCGGACTACCAGAGTCACCCGATTGTAAAGGATTTCGGTTTCACCGGGTCCACCGTGCCGACGTTCGTCTCAACGCGCATGCAGTATGATCTGCAGCTTGGCGAGGGACGCAAGATCGCCGAGTTCGTTCAGCTTCCGCAAAAGTGA
- a CDS encoding acetoacetate decarboxylase family protein, with amino-acid sequence MAVYGISDYEAPMVPLAVSNAAVDALLPSGLVRAEQSATPPGTHPILLPLAHNYNTRPSWLPLFSLDYLEYSVVIPYVARSGSASLLTYIPILFLNKLFPILLGRLVYGFPKRSAHIASAPPLYQANLSSGTTLVEADLPAYGDALPPAEYPHFAQIDPMLRFPIVTRWMGLLYVCSDMNWELDTAARIRPVSGELLLTEDFIPNLEERRFTISGIDRQPLGAFLLTTQWTFSLPHFCGS; translated from the coding sequence ATGGCGGTTTACGGAATCAGTGACTACGAGGCACCGATGGTGCCGCTCGCCGTTTCGAATGCCGCCGTGGATGCGTTGCTGCCGAGCGGACTCGTCCGCGCAGAGCAATCGGCGACGCCGCCGGGGACGCATCCGATACTCCTGCCGCTCGCCCATAATTACAACACGCGGCCGAGCTGGCTGCCGCTTTTCAGTCTTGACTACCTGGAGTACAGTGTGGTGATTCCGTATGTGGCACGCAGCGGATCGGCGTCGCTGCTCACATATATTCCGATTCTCTTTCTCAATAAGTTATTCCCCATACTCCTCGGGCGCCTGGTGTACGGTTTTCCGAAGAGGAGTGCACACATCGCCTCGGCACCGCCACTGTATCAGGCGAACCTGTCCTCGGGCACCACGCTCGTCGAAGCGGACCTCCCGGCATACGGCGACGCGCTGCCGCCCGCGGAGTACCCGCATTTCGCGCAGATCGATCCCATGCTGCGTTTCCCCATCGTGACACGGTGGATGGGACTGCTGTACGTCTGCTCAGACATGAACTGGGAACTCGACACCGCGGCACGCATACGGCCGGTGTCTGGTGAGCTGCTGCTAACGGAAGATTTCATCCCGAATCTGGAAGAAAGGCGCTTCACGATCAGCGGCATCGACCGCCAGCCGCTCGGCGCCTTTCTCCTGACAACCCAGTGGACCTTCAGTCTCCCTCACTTTTGCGGAAGCTGA
- a CDS encoding NAD(P)-binding protein, which translates to MKKRIAVLGGGLGSMTTMFTLMEDPDWREKYEFTVYQLGWRLGGKGASGRNSNFGERIEEHGLHIWLGFYENAFRMIKRAYAELDRPEGSPLRNWQDAFKPGNLIVFTEHIDGAWKYWPIEFPTNDEEPGTGGVLPTVWDYIHMLIEMMHGQVHDSSALDELLQRKHGHGLHGIIEKFVHDLEHVGATAAEFAGLALLEEARRLSKRLDPDPATHDTSQHHVLLGLVDGFMKWLRELLEHELDEHDGLRRLFIMLDLAYAIVRGIITDGVLERGFSAINDVEFRAWLARNGASMEYSVHSAPIQSIYDLVFAYERGNTTDPACANLEAGTGCYGMLRMLLTYKGSLYWKMQAGMGDTIFTPFYELLCRYPDNIRIAFFHQVTSIDSDDGERVTSINVFEQVRLREGIDKYEPLVEVKGLPCWPSAPLYDQLDPKDAEELQKEKINLESFWSPWRDKAAERTRTLRVDEDFDEVICGIPPAMLTHLLADSIKEKPAWSAMLAAVKSVQTQGMQLWLAPDLKGLGWTTTDTPLLGAYVEKESTWADMSDLIQRENWPADATPKSLAYFCGVFEEVDSIPPWTDSDFPAQEYARLGSDVTAWQLSNIATLWPDVVDSNGGFKPGVLLSQYLRANIDPNERYVLSVVGSTAHRLEAGGSGLSNMVLAGDWVRNIINAGCVEAAVIGGMRAARALSGRPVHIIGEEHGPEGTA; encoded by the coding sequence ATGAAAAAACGCATTGCAGTACTCGGCGGGGGACTCGGATCCATGACGACGATGTTTACGCTCATGGAGGATCCCGACTGGCGCGAGAAATACGAGTTCACCGTATATCAGCTCGGGTGGCGGCTGGGCGGCAAAGGTGCGAGCGGACGAAACAGCAACTTCGGCGAGCGCATCGAGGAACACGGTCTGCACATATGGCTCGGCTTCTATGAAAACGCGTTTCGCATGATCAAACGTGCATACGCAGAACTGGATCGTCCCGAAGGCTCACCGCTGCGCAACTGGCAGGACGCCTTCAAGCCGGGGAATCTCATTGTGTTCACCGAGCACATCGACGGAGCATGGAAATACTGGCCCATCGAATTCCCGACCAATGATGAGGAACCGGGCACGGGCGGTGTTCTGCCGACCGTGTGGGACTATATCCACATGCTCATCGAGATGATGCACGGGCAGGTGCACGACAGTTCAGCACTCGATGAGCTGCTTCAAAGGAAGCACGGGCACGGATTGCACGGTATCATCGAGAAATTCGTTCATGATCTCGAACATGTCGGTGCCACCGCCGCCGAGTTCGCAGGACTCGCTTTGCTCGAGGAAGCCAGGCGTCTCTCCAAACGGCTCGATCCCGATCCGGCTACGCATGATACCTCGCAGCATCACGTGCTTCTCGGTCTGGTCGATGGTTTCATGAAATGGCTCCGCGAACTCCTCGAGCATGAACTCGACGAGCACGACGGTCTGCGCCGACTCTTTATCATGCTCGACCTGGCGTACGCCATTGTACGTGGCATCATCACCGACGGCGTTCTCGAACGGGGATTCTCCGCGATCAACGATGTCGAGTTTCGCGCGTGGCTTGCACGTAATGGCGCTTCGATGGAATACAGCGTGCATTCTGCACCCATTCAGAGCATCTATGACCTGGTGTTCGCGTACGAACGCGGCAACACCACCGATCCCGCCTGTGCCAATCTGGAAGCGGGCACGGGGTGTTACGGCATGCTGCGCATGCTGCTCACCTACAAAGGCTCCCTGTACTGGAAAATGCAGGCGGGCATGGGCGATACGATTTTCACGCCGTTCTATGAGTTGCTGTGCAGGTATCCGGACAATATCCGTATCGCATTTTTCCATCAGGTCACCAGCATCGATTCCGACGACGGCGAGCGTGTCACATCGATCAACGTCTTTGAACAGGTGCGGTTGCGTGAGGGGATAGACAAGTACGAGCCGCTCGTCGAGGTGAAGGGACTCCCGTGCTGGCCATCAGCGCCACTGTATGACCAGCTCGATCCGAAGGATGCCGAGGAACTGCAGAAAGAGAAAATCAATCTTGAATCGTTCTGGTCCCCCTGGCGCGACAAAGCGGCCGAACGCACGCGAACGCTGCGGGTGGACGAGGACTTTGACGAGGTCATCTGCGGCATTCCACCCGCCATGCTCACGCATCTGCTTGCGGATTCCATCAAGGAAAAGCCGGCATGGTCCGCGATGCTTGCCGCGGTGAAGAGCGTGCAGACGCAGGGTATGCAGCTGTGGCTGGCACCCGATCTCAAAGGATTGGGGTGGACGACGACGGATACGCCACTCCTCGGTGCATACGTCGAGAAAGAAAGTACCTGGGCGGACATGAGTGATCTCATCCAGCGCGAGAACTGGCCCGCTGATGCGACACCAAAATCACTGGCATATTTCTGCGGTGTGTTTGAAGAGGTGGACAGCATTCCACCATGGACGGACTCCGATTTTCCGGCGCAGGAGTACGCTCGTCTTGGGAGCGATGTGACGGCGTGGCAGTTGTCAAATATCGCGACACTCTGGCCGGATGTCGTCGACTCCAATGGAGGCTTCAAGCCCGGCGTTCTCCTGTCACAGTATCTGCGCGCAAACATCGATCCGAACGAACGCTACGTGCTCTCGGTCGTAGGCAGCACGGCGCACCGCCTGGAAGCGGGAGGGTCGGGACTCAGCAACATGGTTCTTGCCGGTGACTGGGTGCGCAACATTATCAACGCCGGGTGCGTGGAAGCTGCCGTGATCGGAGGTATGCGTGCTGCGCGGGCCCTCTCCGGCCGACCGGTTCACATTATCGGGGAGGAACACGGCCCCGAAGGGACGGCCTGA
- a CDS encoding NAD(P)-binding protein, protein MAVYPTEEKKRVAVLGGGLGALTAAFALTSPENPDAHKYEVTVYQLGWRLGGKGASGRNQAIADRIEEHGLHVWMGFYENAFAVMREAYAEWKGPGNLFGDWRNAFTPQSYVPYQEYVEGQWRTWAIDYPMNTGLPGDGSELPSLWDYVEMLLGELWDMLTRHQLVDAAKETSHKPASWLSKLFHHAVEDVEGELAKAGGMLLRHALDFARLLDADPKQHDPKQHSKLDALLGKFLHWLWETIGKDVENDDTLRRLWILVELGVANLRGAIAEGVFTKGLGVLNRYEYRDFLRKYGASELTLSSVPVRAIYDLYFAFEDGDIDRPNIAAGVALHAIMRMVFTYKGAIFWKMNAGMGDTIVSPMYAVLRQRGVKFKFFHRVTDIEDDGSGAISTLRMMQQVRLRKPDTEYDPLIMVDGLACWPSEPLYDQIDEAQAKKLQAQNIDLESFWTPWKDEGEEEALTLNKGEDFDLVVLGMPPAVLRTVMSESIRARADWRAMLDNVGTVQTMAAQLWIEKDLAEMGWNAPSPITTAYAEPLDTWCDMSHLLVRESWKAPYLPKDISYFCGPMQDPPSIPPPGDHAFPGREADRVKDAAMQWFDAELAHFLPSAAPVVNPAGFDYNLLVDTAPGRSGRSRFDSQYWRANCDPSHRYTQSTAGSIEHRLAAGASGFDNLILCGDWIDCIINVGCVESTVMSGLLASRAISGYPETIVGENIRS, encoded by the coding sequence ATGGCAGTATACCCTACCGAGGAAAAAAAGCGTGTTGCCGTGCTTGGCGGAGGATTGGGGGCATTGACCGCTGCGTTTGCGCTGACGAGCCCCGAGAATCCGGATGCACACAAATACGAGGTCACCGTCTATCAACTGGGATGGCGGCTTGGAGGAAAAGGTGCCAGTGGACGCAACCAGGCTATTGCCGATCGTATCGAGGAGCACGGCCTGCATGTGTGGATGGGTTTTTATGAAAATGCCTTTGCCGTCATGCGCGAAGCCTACGCGGAATGGAAAGGTCCGGGAAATCTCTTCGGGGATTGGAGAAACGCCTTCACGCCGCAGAGCTACGTACCGTACCAGGAGTATGTCGAAGGACAGTGGCGCACCTGGGCGATTGACTATCCGATGAACACGGGACTGCCCGGTGACGGAAGCGAACTTCCCTCGCTGTGGGACTATGTCGAGATGCTGCTCGGCGAACTCTGGGATATGCTGACACGGCATCAGCTCGTCGACGCTGCGAAAGAGACATCGCACAAGCCTGCTTCATGGCTGTCAAAACTATTTCATCACGCCGTCGAGGATGTTGAGGGCGAGCTTGCCAAAGCCGGGGGAATGCTGCTAAGGCATGCGCTCGATTTCGCACGCCTCCTCGACGCGGATCCGAAACAGCACGATCCGAAGCAGCACTCGAAGCTCGATGCACTGCTCGGGAAATTTCTGCACTGGCTGTGGGAGACGATCGGCAAGGATGTGGAGAACGACGACACGCTGCGCCGGCTGTGGATCCTCGTGGAACTGGGCGTCGCAAATCTTCGCGGCGCCATTGCTGAAGGGGTGTTCACGAAGGGACTCGGCGTTTTGAACCGTTACGAATACCGTGATTTCCTCAGGAAATACGGGGCTTCCGAGCTGACGCTTTCGTCCGTCCCGGTGCGCGCTATCTACGATCTGTATTTCGCGTTCGAGGACGGCGACATTGACCGCCCGAACATCGCCGCCGGTGTGGCCCTGCACGCGATCATGCGCATGGTCTTCACCTACAAGGGCGCCATCTTCTGGAAGATGAACGCCGGGATGGGCGACACGATCGTCTCGCCGATGTATGCCGTACTGCGCCAGCGCGGGGTCAAGTTCAAATTTTTCCACCGCGTCACCGATATCGAGGACGATGGCAGCGGTGCGATCTCAACGCTGCGTATGATGCAGCAGGTCCGTCTCCGCAAACCCGACACCGAATACGATCCGCTGATCATGGTTGATGGACTCGCCTGCTGGCCAAGCGAGCCCCTGTATGATCAGATCGACGAAGCGCAGGCAAAGAAGCTGCAGGCACAGAACATCGACCTTGAGTCGTTCTGGACGCCGTGGAAGGATGAAGGGGAGGAGGAAGCTCTCACGCTGAATAAAGGTGAGGACTTTGATCTCGTCGTGCTCGGGATGCCGCCCGCGGTGCTGCGTACCGTGATGTCGGAATCGATTCGCGCACGTGCGGACTGGAGGGCCATGCTCGATAACGTCGGCACGGTGCAGACCATGGCTGCACAGCTCTGGATAGAGAAGGACCTCGCGGAAATGGGCTGGAATGCTCCGAGTCCGATCACCACGGCATACGCCGAACCGCTCGACACCTGGTGCGATATGTCGCATTTGCTCGTCCGCGAGAGCTGGAAAGCGCCATATCTGCCGAAAGACATCAGCTACTTCTGCGGACCCATGCAGGATCCGCCATCGATTCCCCCGCCCGGTGATCATGCGTTTCCGGGACGCGAGGCCGACCGTGTGAAGGACGCCGCGATGCAGTGGTTCGACGCCGAACTGGCGCACTTCCTTCCTTCCGCAGCTCCGGTGGTCAATCCTGCAGGCTTCGATTACAACCTTCTTGTGGATACCGCGCCTGGCCGCAGCGGGAGGTCGCGCTTCGATTCGCAGTACTGGCGCGCCAACTGTGATCCTTCGCACCGCTACACGCAGTCCACCGCGGGCAGCATCGAACATCGTCTCGCCGCTGGCGCCTCCGGCTTCGACAATCTCATCTTATGCGGCGACTGGATCGACTGCATCATCAACGTCGGCTGCGTCGAATCGACGGTCATGTCGGGTCTGCTCGCATCGCGCGCGATCTCGGGATACCCGGAGACCATCGTCGGCGAAAACATCAGGTCCTGA
- a CDS encoding antibiotic biosynthesis monooxygenase codes for MSIKRVWHGWTTLENADAYQEVLSNTVLPGIEAKNIPGFRQVIVLRTEHSEEVEFVTIMTFDSIQNVIDFQGEDYRKSYVPDVAQKVLKRWDQEAAHYELIETRDQ; via the coding sequence ATGAGTATCAAACGCGTATGGCATGGATGGACCACATTGGAGAATGCAGATGCATACCAGGAGGTTCTCAGTAACACGGTATTGCCTGGTATCGAAGCGAAGAACATTCCCGGCTTTCGACAGGTGATAGTGTTGAGAACAGAACATTCTGAGGAAGTGGAATTCGTAACCATCATGACTTTCGATTCGATTCAGAACGTCATCGACTTCCAGGGAGAGGACTACAGGAAATCGTATGTCCCCGATGTCGCTCAGAAGGTTCTGAAACGCTGGGACCAGGAAGCCGCCCACTACGAACTGATCGAAACCAGGGATCAATAA
- a CDS encoding acetolactate decarboxylase — protein MVNRRIILFGFTMLCVCGVLAAQTPQVYTAGEIRKVMRDGDLRPTMDLTDFAPDAPVYAIGPVEGLQGEITVWNGRPSIARVQSDTVSVASTFEVRASFLVYAEVPSWQEVPIPAEVQDLAGLENFVARAAVEHGIDVNDAFPFGVRGVLPYVAYHVVNKTDTTTHSREKCEQVQVHFSLENADVRLLGFYSDHHHGIFTHHGSNMHVHMVTADGRKSGHLESATLSSNAVLLLPKL, from the coding sequence ATGGTCAATAGAAGAATAATCCTTTTCGGTTTCACAATGTTGTGTGTCTGCGGGGTGCTTGCCGCACAGACGCCACAGGTGTATACCGCCGGGGAAATCAGGAAGGTCATGCGTGATGGAGATTTACGTCCGACGATGGATTTGACGGACTTCGCCCCGGATGCCCCTGTGTACGCAATTGGTCCGGTTGAAGGACTGCAGGGCGAGATCACAGTCTGGAACGGGCGTCCGTCAATCGCTCGTGTGCAGTCTGACACCGTGTCCGTCGCCAGCACGTTCGAAGTGCGTGCCAGCTTCCTTGTTTACGCCGAAGTCCCTTCCTGGCAGGAGGTACCCATTCCCGCAGAAGTTCAGGATCTCGCCGGCCTAGAAAATTTTGTCGCCCGAGCAGCAGTCGAACACGGAATTGATGTGAATGACGCCTTCCCGTTCGGCGTTCGCGGCGTTCTGCCCTATGTAGCATACCACGTCGTGAACAAGACCGATACCACAACGCACAGCAGGGAAAAGTGCGAGCAGGTGCAGGTCCATTTCTCGCTGGAGAATGCCGACGTACGCCTCCTCGGCTTCTACTCGGACCATCATCACGGCATTTTCACGCATCATGGCAGCAACATGCACGTACATATGGTGACAGCGGACGGCAGGAAATCCGGCCATCTCGAATCCGCAACACTCAGCAGCAACGCCGTACTGCTCCTTCCCAAGCTGTGA
- the rpmB gene encoding 50S ribosomal protein L28, with amino-acid sequence MARKCQVTGKGPLVGNHVSHSHNRVKRRQLPNLQKKKIYIPEQKRFVTVRISARALKTINKNGAFVTLQKAGLL; translated from the coding sequence ATGGCTCGCAAATGTCAGGTGACGGGTAAAGGTCCGCTGGTTGGAAACCACGTTTCCCACTCGCACAACCGCGTCAAACGCCGTCAGCTCCCGAATCTTCAGAAGAAGAAAATCTATATTCCGGAGCAGAAGCGCTTCGTGACCGTGCGCATCAGCGCCCGCGCCCTCAAGACCATCAACAAGAACGGCGCCTTCGTCACCCTTCAGAAGGCCGGCCTGTTGTAA
- the rpsR gene encoding 30S ribosomal protein S18, producing the protein MRPQRRGGRRRSNVAKRRPDPFRGQDVIYIDYKESKFLERFTNDQGKILPRRLTGLSAKNQRRVVEAIKRARYMAFMPFVGEGLK; encoded by the coding sequence ATGAGACCCCAGAGACGTGGCGGCCGCCGCCGTTCGAATGTTGCAAAGCGCCGTCCCGATCCGTTCCGCGGACAGGACGTCATTTACATCGACTACAAGGAAAGCAAGTTCCTCGAGCGCTTCACCAACGACCAGGGCAAGATTCTCCCGCGCCGTCTGACCGGCCTGTCTGCAAAGAATCAGCGTCGCGTCGTTGAAGCGATCAAGCGCGCGCGTTACATGGCCTTCATGCCGTTCGTGGGCGAAGGACTCAAGTAA
- the rpmE gene encoding 50S ribosomal protein L31 codes for MKENLHPRYHKCEVTCSCGSTFVTRSTRETLKIEICSQCHPFYTGKQKIIDSAGRVEKFNRRYAKYNEAKKKESQSA; via the coding sequence ATGAAAGAAAATTTGCATCCGCGCTATCACAAATGTGAAGTGACGTGCAGCTGCGGCTCGACCTTTGTCACGCGCTCGACGCGCGAGACGCTGAAAATAGAAATCTGTTCGCAGTGCCACCCGTTCTACACGGGCAAGCAGAAAATCATCGACTCGGCAGGCCGCGTTGAGAAATTCAATCGCCGTTATGCCAAGTACAACGAAGCCAAGAAGAAGGAGAGTCAGAGCGCATGA
- the bshB1 gene encoding bacillithiol biosynthesis deacetylase BshB1 has translation MEASQLDVLAFAPHPDDAELHCAGTLLLLSQAGRRVGIIDLTRGELSTRGTVDSRAAETAEATRILGLDLRENLDLPDGGLANIPEQRMAVIRALRQWRPATVMLPYFEDRHPDHMHASELVRDAVFASGLAKLKSSDTAGRAQLPWRPARAYYYMLSHDFTPAFIIDISAVFEQKMQAVRAYASQFYTGENEDGPETYISTPEFLDSLIGRAQRLGFHVGGKYGEGFLPLQPQRFEAEWLLS, from the coding sequence ATGGAAGCTTCACAGCTCGACGTCCTGGCCTTCGCACCGCATCCCGATGATGCAGAGCTGCATTGCGCCGGCACGCTCCTCCTGCTCTCGCAGGCGGGGCGGCGCGTGGGTATTATCGACCTCACGCGAGGCGAACTCAGCACGCGGGGAACGGTGGACAGTCGTGCCGCGGAAACCGCGGAGGCCACGCGCATTCTCGGACTCGATCTGCGTGAGAACCTGGATCTGCCGGACGGCGGACTCGCCAACATTCCCGAGCAGCGCATGGCTGTCATTCGCGCTCTGCGGCAATGGCGTCCCGCCACCGTAATGCTGCCATATTTCGAAGACCGGCATCCCGATCACATGCACGCCTCCGAACTCGTGCGCGATGCCGTATTCGCGTCGGGACTCGCGAAGCTGAAAAGCAGCGACACTGCCGGACGCGCGCAGCTGCCCTGGCGTCCCGCCCGCGCCTACTATTACATGCTCTCCCACGACTTCACACCGGCCTTCATCATCGACATCAGCGCGGTGTTCGAGCAGAAAATGCAGGCCGTGCGCGCATACGCGTCGCAGTTTTATACGGGGGAAAACGAGGATGGACCGGAGACATATATCAGTACGCCGGAGTTTCTTGACTCGCTGATCGGACGCGCACAGCGTCTCGGTTTTCATGTCGGAGGGAAATACGGGGAAGGATTTCTGCCGCTGCAGCCGCAGCGTTTTGAAGCCGAGTGGCTGCTCAGCTGA
- a CDS encoding PASTA domain-containing protein, protein MALKDKLTSRLAIKIYIVLSSLFILMFIADAWIMPALVHSRDEITIPDVTGKKAEAAMALLESKDLKPQIYDTASHPDIPPGHVAFQDPVANSVVREGRNVYLTVSGGEERIAMPNLRGRSLRDARITLEQMEFRIGKVSYEPSDLPAESVVSQNIAPGKRVPKNSVVEITVSGGSDIEVEIPYLVALSLDEAQQKLLESGLRLGKVSYSENSSFLPNTVLAQDPLAGDPIAPNGAVNLTVAH, encoded by the coding sequence ATGGCACTCAAGGACAAACTGACTTCACGACTCGCGATCAAGATTTACATCGTGCTCTCCAGCCTGTTCATCCTTATGTTCATCGCGGATGCCTGGATCATGCCGGCCCTCGTGCACTCACGGGACGAAATCACCATTCCCGATGTCACGGGGAAAAAGGCCGAGGCGGCCATGGCTCTGCTCGAGAGCAAGGATCTCAAACCGCAGATTTACGACACCGCGTCACACCCGGATATCCCGCCCGGACATGTGGCGTTTCAGGATCCCGTCGCCAACAGCGTGGTGCGGGAGGGACGCAATGTGTATCTGACGGTCAGCGGCGGGGAAGAGCGCATCGCCATGCCGAATCTGCGTGGACGCTCGCTGCGCGACGCGCGTATCACACTCGAACAGATGGAATTCCGCATCGGGAAGGTGAGCTACGAGCCATCGGATCTCCCGGCTGAATCGGTGGTCTCGCAGAACATCGCGCCGGGCAAACGTGTGCCGAAGAACAGTGTCGTGGAAATTACCGTGAGCGGGGGATCGGACATCGAGGTGGAAATCCCGTACCTCGTTGCACTGAGTCTGGATGAGGCGCAGCAGAAATTGCTTGAAAGCGGTCTGCGGCTCGGCAAGGTTTCCTACAGCGAAAACAGCAGTTTCCTCCCGAACACGGTGCTGGCGCAGGATCCTCTCGCGGGCGATCCCATCGCTCCCAATGGCGCCGTCAATCTCACCGTGGCGCACTGA
- a CDS encoding DUF1573 domain-containing protein translates to MKSTTRFFLLLLPAFLILLPACSAQDKADEGDCLHIEGGEIHDFGTINHGEKPTHAFRFTNTCSDTMRFTAVKASCSCTAAMPDDDVLAPGEDTEIRVTFYPPRSSNGHVEKSVSVFVNDEPRPHFVLRIKADIVSGFRTEPEKIEVGSIPVGREAKRSFTITNLGDAPQEIVAVQAVLSIEDRGDDGSGPPVVRPVTTASFSPEKFTLEAGASQEITVRFTPKVKGKLLGSVVVYSGPEARQVEFTGMVE, encoded by the coding sequence ATGAAATCCACGACACGTTTTTTCCTTCTTCTGCTCCCGGCATTTCTGATCCTCCTGCCCGCATGCTCGGCGCAGGACAAGGCGGATGAGGGCGACTGTTTGCACATCGAGGGCGGGGAAATCCATGATTTCGGGACGATCAACCATGGCGAAAAACCCACGCATGCGTTTCGCTTCACGAACACCTGCAGTGATACCATGCGTTTTACGGCAGTGAAGGCGAGTTGCAGCTGCACGGCTGCCATGCCCGACGATGATGTGCTCGCCCCGGGTGAGGATACGGAAATTCGTGTGACCTTCTATCCACCGCGATCGAGTAATGGACATGTGGAAAAATCCGTTTCCGTGTTTGTGAACGATGAGCCGCGGCCGCATTTCGTCCTGCGCATCAAGGCGGATATCGTCTCCGGTTTCCGCACGGAGCCCGAGAAAATCGAGGTCGGCAGTATTCCCGTGGGACGCGAGGCGAAACGCAGCTTCACCATCACGAACCTCGGCGATGCGCCACAGGAAATCGTTGCCGTACAGGCAGTACTCAGCATCGAGGATCGGGGAGATGACGGCAGCGGTCCGCCTGTCGTTCGTCCCGTGACCACTGCATCCTTCTCCCCGGAAAAGTTCACCCTCGAAGCGGGAGCGTCGCAGGAGATTACAGTGCGCTTTACCCCGAAGGTGAAAGGCAAACTGCTCGGCAGCGTGGTGGTGTACAGCGGACCCGAAGCGCGACAGGTGGAATTTACCGGTATGGTTGAATAG